A genomic window from Sphingomonas taxi includes:
- a CDS encoding aldo/keto reductase, translated as MQTRILGRGLEVSALGLGCMGLSYAYGPATERSEAIRLLRGAHDRGVTFFDTAEAYAQGANEDLLGEALAPVRDEVVIATKFGFTNGVTTEGLDSRPENIRTVTDAALTRLRTDHIDLLYQHRVDPNVPIEDVAGTVRELIQAGKVRHFGLSEAGVESIRRAHAVQPVTALQSEYSLWWREPEAEILPLLEELGIGFVPFAPLGRGFLTGKIDADTTFDADDFRSNVPRFAAEARQANQALVDLIATLAAEKAVTPAQIALAWLLAQRPWIVPIPGTTKLHRLEENLSAADVVLGGDDLTRIGDALAGIEIHGARYSPSQQQFVSR; from the coding sequence ATGCAGACGCGTATATTGGGCCGCGGGCTCGAAGTGTCGGCGCTGGGGCTGGGCTGCATGGGGCTGAGCTACGCCTATGGACCCGCCACCGAGCGAAGCGAGGCGATCCGGCTGCTGCGCGGCGCGCACGATCGCGGCGTGACCTTCTTCGACACCGCCGAGGCCTATGCGCAGGGCGCGAACGAGGATCTGCTCGGCGAAGCGCTCGCGCCGGTGCGCGACGAGGTGGTGATCGCGACCAAGTTTGGCTTCACCAACGGCGTGACCACCGAGGGGCTCGACAGCCGGCCCGAGAATATCCGTACGGTCACCGACGCGGCGCTGACCCGGCTGCGCACCGATCATATCGATCTGCTCTACCAGCACCGCGTCGACCCGAACGTGCCGATCGAGGATGTCGCGGGCACCGTGCGCGAGCTGATCCAGGCCGGCAAGGTCCGCCACTTCGGCCTGTCGGAGGCCGGGGTCGAGTCGATCCGCCGCGCGCATGCGGTGCAGCCGGTCACCGCGTTGCAAAGCGAATATTCCTTGTGGTGGCGCGAGCCGGAAGCGGAGATCCTGCCGCTGCTGGAGGAACTCGGCATCGGCTTCGTCCCGTTCGCGCCGCTCGGCCGGGGCTTCCTGACCGGCAAGATCGACGCGGACACGACGTTCGACGCCGATGACTTCCGCAGCAACGTTCCTCGTTTCGCCGCGGAGGCGCGGCAGGCCAATCAGGCGTTGGTCGATCTGATCGCGACGCTGGCGGCGGAGAAAGCGGTGACGCCGGCACAGATCGCGCTCGCCTGGCTGCTGGCGCAGCGGCCGTGGATCGTGCCGATCCCGGGAACGACGAAACTGCACCGGCTGGAGGAAAATCTGAGCGCGGCGGACGTCGTGCTGGGCGGCGACGATCTGACCCGCATCGGCGATGCGCTGGCCGGGATCGAGATCCACGGCGCACGCTATTCGCCGTCCCAGCAGCAGTTCGTCAGCCGCTGA
- a CDS encoding LysR family transcriptional regulator, whose amino-acid sequence MRREDLASLVLFLTVAEERSFTRAAVRLGLSQSALSHAMRRLETKLGLRLLTRTTRSVAPTEAGERLIETLRPALDAIDGRIAALTELREKPAGTVRITTPEQPARSILWPALDRLAAAYPDVCVELDLDASLTDIVAGRFDAGVRLGERLERDMIAVPIGPRLRMATVAAPDYLARHGAPATPHDLSRHACINRRMPNGSLYVWEYEKDGRVLNVKVEGRIVVNDVDLILTAARAGHGLAHVVEDRVLTPVADGSLVRLLADWCAPFDGYHLYYPSRRQPSAAFALVLEALRYRDPFA is encoded by the coding sequence CTGCGCCGCGAAGATCTCGCCAGCCTGGTGTTGTTCCTGACGGTCGCCGAGGAGCGCAGCTTCACCCGCGCCGCGGTTCGCCTCGGCCTGTCGCAATCGGCGCTGAGCCATGCGATGCGCCGGCTCGAAACGAAGCTGGGGCTACGGCTGCTGACCCGCACCACGCGCAGCGTCGCACCGACCGAGGCGGGCGAACGCCTAATCGAGACGCTGCGGCCCGCGCTCGACGCGATCGACGGTCGCATCGCCGCGCTGACCGAGTTGCGCGAGAAGCCGGCGGGCACGGTGCGGATCACCACCCCCGAACAGCCGGCGCGATCCATCCTGTGGCCGGCGCTCGACCGGCTCGCGGCCGCCTATCCCGACGTCTGCGTCGAGCTCGATCTCGACGCGAGCCTGACCGACATCGTCGCCGGACGGTTCGACGCCGGCGTGCGACTCGGCGAGCGGCTGGAACGCGACATGATCGCCGTACCGATCGGCCCGCGTCTGCGGATGGCGACGGTCGCCGCGCCGGACTATCTCGCCCGGCACGGGGCGCCGGCGACGCCGCACGATCTGTCCCGCCACGCCTGCATCAACCGGCGGATGCCCAACGGCAGCCTGTATGTCTGGGAATATGAAAAGGATGGCCGCGTGCTCAACGTCAAGGTCGAGGGCCGGATCGTCGTCAACGACGTCGACCTGATCCTGACCGCGGCACGCGCCGGCCATGGCCTCGCGCACGTCGTCGAGGATCGGGTCCTGACCCCGGTCGCCGACGGGTCGCTCGTCCGCCTGCTCGCCGATTGGTGCGCACCGTTCGACGGCTATCACCTTTACTATCCGTCGCGCCGCCAACCTTCGGCGGCATTTGCGCTTGTGTTGGAAGCATTGCGGTATCGCGATCCGTTCGCATAA
- a CDS encoding methyl-accepting chemotaxis protein: MSLAKKSTMSLPGETSARSGGMNSSSVRLTADAEKRRARTFARQQKGSERLASATAELSSGIAEASSASEELRKAAEQISVGAEQASAAAQQTMKSMTLATDRLRDMKTRADDSATLTQALADLVATTGSDVANSLGAIVRASERQEASVKLVEELDRQASAIGEVVKAVARIADQTNLLALNAAIEAARAGQHGKGFAVVADEVRTLAETSEKSARDIQDLIVQVQDDVRQVAEGIETSATSAREEAQKGTIVTAGLDRIREEMADILKGCTLIASGAEDAVQAANEALKGAEVIAAAAEEQAAACQESSNTIEQQTGALEQSEQAAQELGQLSEELKNSTNISKSAEEVASAAEELSSAVEEINRASVQVSTALEQINRGSQQSAAATQQSATAIEQIEQNAKAAAQAAASGAEKGEEIARLLDENKTLVGAMMQGVAASVAAGRNSRDQISALEQVSRRIDKIIDAITTVSIQTNMLAVSGSVEAARAGEFGKGFAVVSTDIRNLARDSAENAERIKDTVKSIQDTIGIVRTDLQDIADTAAAEVEKSRAISTGLERIAVDVSEVVRGNGEISDAAGEVARALGETQVAIEQIATAAQQAVRTSNEASNAAREQARGAEQLAAAIEEIASLADELQAA, translated from the coding sequence ATGTCCCTCGCCAAGAAAAGCACGATGTCCCTTCCCGGCGAGACCAGCGCTCGTTCCGGCGGCATGAACAGCAGCAGCGTCCGCCTGACCGCAGACGCCGAAAAGCGTCGCGCCAGGACGTTCGCCCGCCAGCAGAAGGGCTCCGAACGACTCGCTTCCGCCACCGCCGAACTGTCCAGCGGCATTGCCGAAGCCTCGTCGGCGTCCGAGGAGCTGCGCAAGGCCGCCGAGCAGATCAGCGTCGGCGCCGAACAGGCCTCGGCCGCGGCGCAGCAGACGATGAAGTCGATGACGCTCGCCACCGATCGCCTGCGCGACATGAAGACGCGTGCCGACGACTCGGCGACGCTGACCCAGGCGCTGGCCGACCTCGTCGCGACGACGGGCAGCGACGTCGCCAATTCGCTGGGCGCGATCGTCCGCGCCTCCGAGCGTCAGGAGGCATCGGTCAAGCTGGTCGAGGAACTCGACCGTCAGGCAAGCGCGATCGGCGAGGTGGTCAAGGCCGTGGCGCGCATCGCCGACCAGACCAACCTGCTCGCGCTCAACGCCGCGATCGAGGCGGCGCGTGCTGGCCAGCACGGCAAGGGCTTCGCCGTCGTCGCCGACGAGGTCCGCACCCTCGCCGAAACGAGCGAGAAGTCGGCGCGCGACATCCAGGACCTCATCGTCCAGGTGCAGGACGACGTGCGGCAGGTTGCCGAGGGCATCGAGACATCGGCGACCTCGGCGCGCGAGGAGGCGCAGAAGGGTACGATCGTCACCGCCGGGCTCGACCGCATCCGCGAGGAGATGGCCGACATCCTGAAGGGCTGTACCCTGATCGCCAGCGGCGCCGAGGATGCCGTACAGGCGGCCAACGAAGCGCTGAAGGGCGCCGAGGTGATCGCCGCTGCCGCCGAGGAACAGGCCGCCGCCTGCCAGGAATCGAGCAACACGATCGAACAGCAGACCGGCGCGCTCGAACAGAGCGAACAGGCCGCGCAGGAACTCGGCCAGCTGTCCGAAGAGCTGAAGAACAGCACCAACATCAGCAAGAGCGCCGAGGAAGTCGCGTCGGCGGCCGAGGAATTGTCGAGCGCGGTCGAGGAGATCAACCGCGCGTCGGTGCAGGTTTCGACCGCCCTGGAGCAGATCAATCGCGGCTCGCAGCAGTCCGCCGCCGCCACCCAGCAGTCGGCAACGGCGATCGAACAGATCGAACAGAATGCCAAGGCCGCCGCGCAAGCCGCCGCGTCCGGCGCCGAGAAGGGCGAGGAGATCGCCAGATTGCTCGACGAGAACAAGACATTGGTCGGTGCGATGATGCAGGGCGTCGCCGCATCGGTCGCCGCCGGCCGCAACAGCCGCGACCAGATCAGCGCGCTGGAACAGGTCAGCCGCCGTATCGACAAGATCATCGATGCGATCACCACCGTGTCGATCCAGACCAACATGCTCGCGGTCAGCGGCTCGGTCGAGGCGGCGCGGGCGGGTGAATTCGGCAAGGGCTTCGCCGTCGTGTCGACCGACATCCGCAACCTCGCCCGCGATTCGGCGGAAAATGCCGAGCGGATCAAGGATACGGTGAAGAGCATCCAGGACACGATCGGCATCGTTCGCACCGATTTGCAGGACATCGCCGACACCGCCGCCGCCGAGGTCGAGAAGAGCCGGGCGATCTCCACCGGGCTGGAGCGGATCGCCGTCGACGTGAGCGAGGTCGTGCGCGGCAACGGCGAGATCTCCGATGCCGCCGGCGAGGTCGCCCGCGCGCTCGGCGAGACGCAGGTCGCGATCGAGCAGATCGCCACCGCCGCGCAACAGGCGGTGCGCACCTCGAACGAGGCGAGCAACGCCGCCCGCGAACAGGCACGCGGCGCCGAACAGCTCGCCGCCGCGATCGAAGAGATCGCCTCGCTGGCCGACGAACTGCAGGCCGCCTGA
- a CDS encoding chemotaxis protein CheW → MTETTTIPAEAIASADSNAADHDRAGLCQFVIFHSAGEMFAVPLEQVKEIIRVPDVVRMPLSPPALMGLANLRGTVLPVLDLRHLFGLPPVLSDDASRVVVLDHGHPVGLMVDRVANVVTVERERLEPVTQIQATIDTELLTGMIKEEDGRGIVMVLDVSKSIGRTFAAQDAALRLADVAGPTALTLDDDVADAAADEDQLVSFEVDGQEYAFPIGEVQEIVQLPAAITQVPGTSGHVLGVTTLRNRLLPLVSLRTMFGMPVEAFTDANKVVVVSLPGERDGEALSVGVVMDKVKAVLRVERALVEPVPAALHSQDGHSDIRAICRLDEGRRLVSVLSADAMFDVDELRALRATQGDAGAAADGAAEGDATMSDATTEDAQYVIFRLMGEEYGVPVEAVQEIVRVPDQLTHVPGTPDFVEGVINLRGTVLPVIDQRRRFDLEEAVRSDRQRIMVFTIHGQHVGFIVDSVSEVGRIPEATISAAPDLSGSRAKVVRGVANLTAQNRMIQLLDVDCLIEPAADALLPPHQPALAA, encoded by the coding sequence ATGACCGAGACGACGACGATCCCGGCGGAGGCCATCGCCTCCGCCGACTCCAATGCCGCAGACCATGACCGCGCTGGCCTCTGCCAGTTCGTGATCTTCCACAGCGCCGGCGAGATGTTCGCCGTGCCGCTGGAACAGGTGAAGGAGATCATCCGCGTACCCGACGTGGTGCGGATGCCGCTCAGCCCGCCGGCGCTGATGGGGCTCGCCAATCTGCGCGGCACGGTGCTGCCGGTGCTCGACCTGCGCCATCTGTTCGGCCTGCCGCCGGTGCTGAGCGACGACGCCAGCCGCGTCGTCGTGCTAGATCACGGCCACCCGGTCGGCCTGATGGTCGATCGCGTCGCCAATGTCGTCACCGTCGAGCGCGAGCGGCTGGAGCCGGTGACGCAGATCCAGGCGACGATCGACACCGAATTGCTCACCGGCATGATCAAGGAGGAGGACGGCCGCGGCATCGTCATGGTGCTCGACGTGTCCAAGTCGATCGGCCGCACCTTTGCGGCGCAGGACGCGGCGCTGCGCCTCGCCGACGTCGCCGGGCCGACCGCGCTGACGCTGGACGACGACGTCGCCGACGCTGCCGCCGACGAGGACCAGTTGGTCAGTTTCGAAGTCGACGGCCAGGAATATGCCTTCCCGATCGGCGAGGTGCAGGAGATCGTCCAGCTGCCCGCCGCGATCACGCAGGTGCCCGGCACTTCCGGCCACGTGCTGGGCGTGACGACGCTGCGCAACCGGCTGCTGCCGCTGGTGTCGCTGCGCACGATGTTCGGCATGCCGGTGGAGGCGTTCACCGACGCCAACAAGGTCGTCGTCGTCTCGTTGCCCGGCGAGCGCGACGGCGAGGCGCTGTCGGTCGGCGTCGTGATGGACAAGGTGAAGGCGGTACTGCGCGTCGAGCGCGCGCTGGTCGAGCCGGTGCCCGCCGCGCTCCATTCGCAGGACGGGCACAGCGATATCCGCGCGATCTGCCGCCTCGACGAAGGCCGCCGGCTGGTGTCGGTGCTGTCGGCGGACGCGATGTTCGACGTCGACGAATTGCGCGCGCTGCGCGCCACGCAGGGCGATGCCGGTGCCGCAGCGGACGGCGCCGCCGAAGGAGATGCCACGATGAGCGATGCGACGACCGAAGACGCGCAATATGTGATCTTCCGCCTGATGGGCGAGGAATATGGCGTGCCGGTCGAGGCGGTGCAGGAGATCGTCCGCGTTCCCGACCAGCTCACCCACGTTCCCGGCACCCCCGATTTCGTCGAGGGCGTCATCAACCTGCGCGGCACCGTGTTGCCGGTGATCGACCAGCGCCGCCGCTTCGACCTCGAAGAGGCGGTCCGGTCCGACCGCCAGCGGATCATGGTCTTCACCATCCACGGCCAGCACGTCGGCTTCATCGTCGACAGCGTGTCGGAAGTCGGCCGCATTCCCGAGGCGACGATCTCGGCGGCGCCCGATCTGTCGGGCAGCCGCGCCAAGGTCGTGCGCGGCGTCGCCAATCTCACCGCGCAGAACCGCATGATCCAGCTGCTCGACGTCGATTGCCTGATCGAGCCGGCGGCCGACGCGCTGCTTCCGCCGCACCAGCCGGCGCTCGCCGCCTGA
- the cheB gene encoding chemotaxis-specific protein-glutamate methyltransferase CheB, whose protein sequence is MTRVLVVDDSALMRRHLAQLLQQQPGFEVRTARNGAEALELVEAFDPQVVTLDVNMPEMDGITCLSRIMVGSPRAVIMVSSITAAGAETTLQALSLGALDFVQKPGGTISLSLDEIAAQLVAKVKVAAGARVRGRAGVVKPPPSAPAPPPARMMKDGTTEPGLVILGVSTGGPSVLETILPALPATLPWPVLVAQHMPSSFTGVFARRLDALCAIPVQEVRAPTPLLGGNVYIARGDADMIVARRGGVLTAMSVPASEQHAWHPSVTRLVESAAEHVPADRLIGVQLTGMGDDGAEAMARCHRRGMRTIAQDADSSAVFGMPYELIRRAGANLVLASDAIAGQIAIWLASNRRAHAS, encoded by the coding sequence ATGACCCGTGTCCTCGTCGTCGATGATTCCGCGCTGATGCGCCGTCACCTCGCCCAGCTCCTCCAACAGCAACCCGGCTTCGAGGTTCGCACCGCGCGCAACGGCGCCGAGGCGCTGGAGCTCGTCGAGGCATTCGACCCGCAGGTCGTCACGCTCGACGTCAACATGCCCGAGATGGACGGCATCACCTGTCTGTCGCGGATCATGGTCGGCAGTCCGCGCGCGGTCATCATGGTCTCCTCGATCACCGCCGCGGGGGCGGAGACCACGTTGCAGGCGCTCAGCCTCGGCGCGCTCGACTTCGTGCAGAAACCGGGCGGTACGATCTCGCTGTCGCTCGACGAGATCGCCGCGCAGCTCGTCGCCAAGGTGAAGGTGGCGGCGGGCGCGCGGGTGCGCGGACGCGCCGGGGTGGTCAAGCCGCCGCCCTCCGCCCCCGCGCCGCCACCCGCACGGATGATGAAGGACGGCACCACCGAGCCGGGCCTCGTCATCCTCGGCGTCTCGACCGGCGGCCCGTCCGTGCTCGAGACGATCCTGCCCGCACTCCCGGCCACGCTGCCGTGGCCGGTGCTGGTCGCGCAGCACATGCCGAGCAGCTTCACCGGCGTCTTCGCGCGCCGGCTCGACGCCTTGTGCGCGATCCCCGTGCAGGAGGTGCGCGCGCCGACGCCGCTGCTCGGCGGCAACGTCTATATCGCGCGCGGCGATGCCGACATGATCGTCGCCCGCCGCGGTGGCGTGCTCACCGCAATGTCGGTGCCGGCGAGCGAACAGCATGCCTGGCATCCCAGCGTCACCCGGCTGGTTGAGAGCGCCGCCGAGCACGTACCCGCCGACCGGCTGATCGGCGTCCAGCTCACCGGCATGGGCGACGACGGCGCGGAGGCGATGGCGCGCTGTCACCGCCGCGGCATGCGGACGATCGCACAGGACGCCGACAGCAGCGCGGTGTTCGGCATGCCCTACGAACTCATCCGCCGCGCGGGCGCCAACCTCGTTCTGGCGAGCGACGCCATTGCCGGACAGATCGCCATCTGGCTCGCTTCGAACCGGCGCGCTCACGCGTCATAA
- a CDS encoding HEAT repeat domain-containing protein, which translates to MPLVKAPIDTPAEPSSAAACTLADLVDLLASPSGADRRAAVRGLEAHADGVAPLCARLAEENAPSVREAIMAALIRRRSPEVVTALLPLLRSEGAPQRNAALEGLAAMPDEVAPHVEQLLRDADDDVRIFTANLLSVLPHPRAAAWLVAALDDAHVNVCAAATDGLAEIGDETALPALLALPDRFPGDSFIAFAVQVTAQRINRC; encoded by the coding sequence GTGCCGCTGGTCAAAGCCCCTATCGATACCCCCGCCGAACCATCGTCCGCGGCGGCCTGTACGCTCGCCGATCTGGTCGATCTGCTCGCCTCGCCGAGCGGGGCGGATCGCCGCGCCGCGGTGCGCGGGCTGGAGGCGCATGCCGACGGCGTCGCCCCGCTCTGCGCCCGCCTCGCCGAGGAGAATGCGCCGAGCGTGCGCGAGGCGATCATGGCGGCGCTGATCCGGCGGCGCTCGCCCGAGGTCGTGACGGCGCTGCTGCCGTTGCTGCGCAGCGAAGGCGCGCCGCAGCGCAATGCCGCGCTGGAAGGTCTCGCGGCGATGCCCGACGAGGTCGCGCCGCATGTCGAACAACTGCTGCGCGATGCCGACGACGACGTGCGCATCTTCACCGCGAACCTGCTCAGCGTGCTCCCGCATCCGCGTGCCGCCGCATGGCTCGTCGCCGCTCTGGACGACGCGCACGTCAACGTCTGCGCCGCGGCGACCGACGGGCTGGCGGAGATCGGCGACGAGACCGCCCTGCCGGCGCTGCTCGCTCTGCCCGACCGCTTCCCCGGCGACAGCTTCATCGCCTTCGCGGTGCAGGTCACCGCGCAGAGGATCAACCGGTGCTGA
- the flgI gene encoding flagellar basal body P-ring protein FlgI, with the protein MTVNETYFYREDYQFDALVQHVLPEIARNRAPGKPIRIWSLPCSTGEEPYSIAMQILENWPQADAYDIQILASDIDSRVIADARAGIYSDRALHRLSAQLKGKYFTPHAEGFRICDALRQSIDFTVVNVSDAMAMRRFRDIDVIFCRNMLIYFDDVSRREAVETLYDSMRPGGVICLGHSESMSRIQSMLERMGVNIRGDTMRTQNVAAVSVTATLPAFARAGSTIDVQIAAMGDATSLQGGLLLVTSLRGLDGEIYAVAQGPLSVSGFRAQGAAASISRGVTTSARIAGGAIVEREVPYSLRTATTLKLALKNPDFTTAFRIAEVINRRFDRVARVLDPGTIELAPPAGSVDHVIDLVARIEELPVEVDLPARVVINEASGTVVMGADVRISPVAIAQGGLTISIAETPVASQPGPFSNGTTEVLPRTQIGVSDGNGRGLGVLHNATSLVSLVAGLNAFGVSPRDLITVLQALRTAGALQAEIEVQ; encoded by the coding sequence ATGACGGTCAACGAGACCTATTTCTACCGCGAGGACTATCAGTTCGACGCTCTGGTCCAGCACGTCCTGCCCGAGATCGCCAGGAACCGTGCACCGGGAAAGCCGATCCGCATCTGGTCGCTGCCCTGTTCGACCGGCGAGGAACCCTATTCGATCGCGATGCAGATCCTGGAGAATTGGCCGCAGGCCGATGCCTATGACATCCAGATCCTCGCCTCCGACATCGACAGCCGCGTCATCGCCGATGCCCGCGCCGGCATCTACAGCGATCGCGCGCTCCATCGCCTCTCGGCGCAGCTCAAGGGCAAGTATTTCACGCCGCACGCCGAGGGCTTCCGCATCTGCGACGCGCTGCGCCAGTCGATCGACTTCACCGTCGTCAACGTGTCGGACGCGATGGCGATGCGCCGGTTCCGCGACATCGACGTGATCTTCTGCCGCAACATGCTGATCTATTTCGACGACGTGTCGCGGCGCGAGGCGGTCGAGACGCTCTACGACAGCATGCGGCCGGGCGGCGTGATCTGCCTCGGCCATTCGGAGAGCATGAGCCGCATCCAGTCGATGCTCGAACGGATGGGGGTCAATATCCGCGGCGACACGATGCGGACGCAGAACGTCGCCGCCGTCTCGGTGACCGCGACCCTGCCCGCCTTCGCGCGCGCCGGCAGTACGATCGACGTGCAGATCGCCGCGATGGGCGACGCCACCAGTTTGCAGGGCGGCCTGCTGCTCGTCACCTCGCTGCGCGGGCTCGACGGGGAGATCTATGCGGTCGCACAGGGGCCGCTGTCGGTGTCGGGCTTCCGCGCGCAGGGCGCCGCCGCCTCGATCAGCCGCGGCGTGACCACCTCGGCGCGCATCGCCGGCGGGGCGATCGTCGAACGCGAAGTGCCCTATTCGCTGCGCACCGCGACGACGCTGAAGCTCGCGCTCAAGAACCCCGATTTCACCACCGCCTTTCGCATCGCCGAGGTGATCAACCGCCGTTTCGACCGCGTCGCGCGGGTGCTCGACCCCGGCACGATCGAACTCGCGCCGCCGGCAGGCTCGGTGGATCACGTCATCGATCTCGTCGCGAGAATCGAGGAGCTGCCGGTCGAGGTCGACCTGCCCGCCCGCGTCGTCATCAACGAGGCGTCGGGGACGGTGGTGATGGGCGCCGACGTGCGGATCAGCCCGGTCGCGATCGCGCAGGGCGGGCTGACGATCAGCATCGCCGAGACGCCGGTCGCGTCGCAACCCGGCCCCTTCTCCAACGGCACCACCGAAGTGCTGCCGCGTACCCAGATCGGGGTGAGCGATGGCAACGGCCGCGGGCTCGGCGTCCTGCACAATGCGACGTCGCTGGTGTCGCTGGTCGCCGGATTGAACGCTTTCGGGGTCAGCCCCCGCGATCTGATCACCGTGCTCCAGGCGCTGCGCACCGCTGGCGCGCTCCAGGCGGAAATCGAGGTACAATGA
- a CDS encoding rod-binding protein: MDNSLSAALPAATPAPQPIRTANDPAATAQSFEAVFVGQMVRIMMDTAPSDGPFSGGHGEEMFRGVLAEKMGDAIARRGGFGLAPAVLNQIIALQEGGA, from the coding sequence ATGGACAACAGTCTTTCCGCCGCTTTGCCCGCCGCGACGCCGGCGCCGCAGCCGATCCGCACGGCCAACGATCCGGCGGCGACCGCGCAATCGTTCGAGGCGGTGTTCGTCGGCCAGATGGTGCGGATCATGATGGACACCGCGCCGTCGGACGGGCCGTTCAGCGGCGGCCATGGCGAGGAGATGTTCCGCGGCGTGCTCGCCGAGAAGATGGGCGATGCGATCGCACGACGCGGCGGGTTCGGTCTCGCCCCGGCGGTGCTCAACCAGATCATCGCCTTGCAGGAGGGCGGCGCATGA
- a CDS encoding flagellar export chaperone FlgN, with product MIDRLTDVLDSLLMLMEEETRHLQESPFGAALPELAATKVRLVGQLEQMTAAYGRSTVDWNRSLDEAQRARLEELLARLEPISAANAAALERQIDLSVEMIGAITSEAKRLAGRATSTYGAQGHLSRFDPTMPIAINSSY from the coding sequence ATGATCGACCGGCTGACCGACGTGCTCGACTCGCTGCTGATGCTGATGGAGGAGGAGACGCGGCATCTGCAGGAAAGCCCGTTCGGCGCGGCGCTGCCCGAGCTGGCGGCGACCAAGGTGCGGCTGGTCGGCCAGCTCGAACAGATGACCGCCGCTTACGGGCGCAGCACGGTCGACTGGAACCGGTCGCTCGACGAGGCGCAACGCGCGCGGCTCGAAGAGCTGCTCGCGCGGCTGGAGCCGATCTCCGCCGCCAATGCCGCGGCGCTGGAGCGGCAGATCGATCTGTCGGTGGAAATGATCGGCGCGATCACCAGCGAGGCGAAGCGGCTCGCCGGGCGCGCCACCTCGACCTATGGTGCGCAAGGTCATCTGTCGCGCTTTGATCCGACGATGCCGATCGCGATCAATTCGAGTTATTGA
- a CDS encoding XRE family transcriptional regulator, with product MRELRKQQGFARLLGLSAVLPDIPYVRLSKIERGEVVAKASELRSIAMAMRVAPEDLLLDIDDPAFDIAAWATELQDLTDEEIAEDRFAVLLAAAIRARRDADRSLSIVNVERRFGIAPVILSRLENGYKPLGRWNAQTVRAVCQLLDVTDAESLRAHVARADTDGTLRAYLPAAASSAARIEKTRARVALLREELHDPAQPAAIRVKAAQPPRVASAATSPDGVDAAVLAAIERSETATVRLVPVFGAPLADGLVERVPVGRTVEAPRHAQLNSYGLRVCRATLGPALPAHAIVVVDPDRFPSSGGLAVVREAGGLRLLVVTFDRQGRMIGYSVNPDREIELDTLDAADVGTVVAVLLD from the coding sequence GTGCGCGAATTACGCAAGCAACAGGGCTTCGCCAGGCTGCTCGGATTGTCGGCCGTATTGCCGGACATCCCCTATGTCCGCCTCTCCAAGATCGAACGCGGCGAGGTCGTCGCCAAGGCCAGCGAGTTGCGCAGCATTGCGATGGCGATGCGCGTCGCGCCCGAGGATCTGTTGCTCGATATCGACGATCCGGCGTTCGACATCGCCGCATGGGCGACGGAATTGCAGGACCTGACCGACGAGGAGATCGCCGAGGATCGCTTTGCGGTGCTGCTCGCCGCGGCGATCCGCGCGCGGCGCGATGCCGATCGGTCGCTGTCGATCGTCAACGTCGAACGCCGCTTCGGCATCGCGCCGGTGATCCTGTCGCGGCTGGAGAACGGCTACAAGCCGCTCGGCCGCTGGAACGCGCAGACCGTGCGTGCGGTCTGCCAGTTGCTCGACGTCACGGATGCGGAGAGCCTGCGCGCGCATGTCGCGCGGGCCGATACCGATGGCACGCTGCGCGCCTATCTGCCCGCCGCGGCGAGCAGCGCGGCGCGGATCGAGAAGACGCGCGCCCGCGTCGCGCTGTTGCGCGAGGAATTGCACGATCCCGCGCAGCCGGCGGCGATCCGCGTCAAGGCCGCGCAACCGCCGCGCGTCGCGTCCGCCGCGACGTCGCCGGACGGGGTGGACGCCGCCGTCCTTGCCGCGATCGAACGGTCCGAGACCGCGACGGTGCGATTGGTGCCGGTGTTCGGCGCGCCGCTCGCCGACGGACTGGTCGAGCGCGTGCCGGTCGGCCGCACCGTCGAGGCGCCGCGCCATGCCCAGCTCAACAGCTACGGCCTGCGCGTCTGCCGGGCGACGTTGGGGCCGGCGCTGCCCGCGCATGCGATCGTGGTGGTCGATCCGGACCGCTTCCCATCCTCCGGCGGGCTCGCCGTCGTGCGCGAGGCGGGCGGGCTGCGCCTGCTGGTCGTCACTTTCGATCGCCAAGGCCGGATGATCGGCTACAGCGTCAATCCCGACCGCGAGATCGAGCTCGACACGCTCGACGCCGCCGACGTCGGTACCGTCGTCGCGGTGCTGCTCGACTGA